One Camelus dromedarius isolate mCamDro1 chromosome 6, mCamDro1.pat, whole genome shotgun sequence genomic region harbors:
- the DYNLT1 gene encoding dynein light chain Tctex-type 1 translates to MEDYQATEETAFVVDEVSNIVKEAIESAIGGNAYQHSKVNQWTTNVVEQTLSQLTKLGKPFKYIVTCVIMQKNGAGLHTASSCFWDSSTDGSCTVRWENKTMYCIVSAFGLSI, encoded by the exons ATGGAAGACTACCAGGCTACCGAGGAG ACCGCTTTTGTTGTTGATGAAGTGAGCAACATTGTAAAAGAG GCCATAGAAAGTGCCATCGGTGGCAATGCCTATCAACACAGCAAAGTGAATCAATGGACCACAAATGTAGTAGAACAAACTTTAAGCCAACTCACCAAGCTGGGGAAACCATTCAAATACATCG tgacCTGTGTTATCATGCAGAAGAACGGAGCGGGGTTACACACGGCAAGTTCCTGCTTCTGGGACAGCTCTACTGACG GGAGCTGCACCGTGCGATGGGAGAACAAGACCATGTACTGCATCGTCAGCGCCTTCGGACTGTCTATCTGA